From the Lathyrus oleraceus cultivar Zhongwan6 chromosome 4, CAAS_Psat_ZW6_1.0, whole genome shotgun sequence genome, one window contains:
- the LOC127138303 gene encoding putative pentatricopeptide repeat-containing protein At5g37570, protein MRITTSTFSHFTLNQLLNNAKTIAHLKQTHALFLKLLTPKPPHSFFDRLLLRVLHFSAEKSNLYYAHKLFDTMPNCSNCFLWTSLIRSFLSHQTHFRHSISTYARMHQNGILPSEFTFSSVLNACGRVPALVEGKQVHVRVMQSGFIGNNIVQTALLDMYAKCGCVCDARDVFDGMVERDVVAWTAMICGYAKVGRMVDARLLFDKMGERNSFTWTTMVAGYTNCGDMKAAKELYDVMSGKNVVTEVAMIAGYGKLGNVSDAKRIFDGISMPHNPSICAAMLACYAQNGYAKKAIEMYEKLRQAKIKITDVAMVGAISACAQLRDNRMSNSLTYHIEEGLCERTHIVSNALIHMHSKCGNIDLAWREFSMMRYRDLYTYSAMIAAFAEHGKSQDAIDLFLKMQQEGLKPNQVTFVGVLNACSASGLIEQGCRFFQIMTEVYGIEHLPQHYACMVDLLGRAGQLEKAYSLIKENSACADATTWGSLLAACQVYGNMELGETAARHLFEIDPTDSGNYVLLANTYAANDKWECAEEVKKLISKNGMKKPSGYSWIQREIKGKYQEEAHCLVVSAS, encoded by the exons ATGAGGATCACCACTTCAACATTCTCTCACTTTACTTTAAACCAATTGCTCAACAATGCCAAAACCATTGCTCATCTTAAACAAACTCATGCACTCTTTCTCAAACTCCTCACTCCAAAACCACCCCATAGCTTTTTTGATCGTCTGCTACTTCGGGTTCTTCACTTCAGTGCTGAAAAATCTAATCTTTACTATGCTCACAAACTGTTTGATACAATGCCAAACTGCTCCAACTGCTTTCTATGGACTTCTCTCATTCGCTCATTCCTTTCCCATCAAACCCATTTTCGTCATTCTATTTCCACCTACGCTAGAATGCATCAAAACGGGATTTTGCCGTCTGAGTTCACATTCTCATCGGTCCTCAACGCGTGCGGGCGTGTCCCTGCGTTGGTTGAAGGGAAACAAGTGCATGTGAGAGTGATGCAGTCAGGGTTTATTGGTAACAATATTGTGCAAACAGCACTTCTTGATATGTATGCGAAATGTGGCTGTGTGTGTGATGCACGTGATGTGTTTGATGGAATGGTTGAGAGAGATGTTGTTGCATGGACAGCTATGATTTGTGGGTATGCCAAGGTGGGGAGGATGGTTGATGCTAGGTTGTTGTTTGATAAAATGGGGGAAAGGAATTCTTTTACTTGGACTACTATGGTTGCTGGGTATACAAACTGTGGAGACATGAAGGCTGCGAAGGAATTGTATGATGTCATGAGTGGCAAGAACGTGGTCACAGAGGTTGCAATGATAGCTGGGTATGGGAAGTTAGGAAATGTAAGTGACGCCAAAAGAATATTTGATGGGATATCAATGCCACATAATCCATCAATCTGTGCAGCAATGCTGGCTTGTTATGCCCAAAATGGATATGCAAAGAAAGCTATTGAGATGTATGAGAAATTGAGACAAGCAAAGATTAAAATTACAGATGTGGCAATGGTGGGTGCAATATCAGCTTGTGCTCAACTTAGGGACAATAGAATGTCTAACTCATTAACATACCATATCGAGGAGGGTCTCTGTG AAAGGACACACATTGTTTCCAATGCATTGATCCACATGCACTCAAAGTGTGGAAATATAGACTTGGCATGGAGGGAGTTTAGTATGATGAGATACAGAGATTTGTATACTTATAGTGCAATGATTGCAGCTTTTGCGGAGCACGGGAAATCACAGGATGCTATAGATCTTTTCTTAAAGATGCAGCAGGAAGGTTTAAAGCCAAACCAAGTTACATTCGTTGGGGTCCTCAATGCATGTAGCGCTTCAGGTCTAATTGAACAAGGTTGTCGGTTTTTCCAGATTATGACTGAGGTTTATGGTATTGAGCACTTACCTCAGCACTATGCTTGCATGGTTGATCTTCTTGGTAGGGCCGGCCAATTGGAAAAAGCATACAGTCTCATAAAGGAGAATTCGGCTTGTGCTGATGCAACAACTTGGGGTTCTTTATTAGCAGCTTGCCAAGTTTATGGAAATATGGAGTTGGGTGAGACTGCTGCCAGACATCTCTTTGAGATTGACCCTACGGATTCTGGAAATTATGTTCTTCTAGCAAACACTTATGCAGCAAATGATAAATGGGAGTGTGCAGAAGAAGTTAAGAAGTTGATAAGTAAAAATGGAATGAAAAAACCGTCAGGGTATAGTTGGATACAGAGAGAGATCAAAGGAAAGTATCAAGAAGAAGCACATTGCTTGGTAGTTTCAGCCAGTTAG
- the LOC127138304 gene encoding putative MO25-like protein At5g47540, with protein sequence MIELFKNLREMKTILYGNSEAEPVPEACSQLTQEFFNDNTFRLLVECLPKLNLEARKDATQVVANLQRQQVQSKLIASDYLERNMDLMDILISSYENPEMALHYGAMLRECIRHQIVAKYVLESPHMKKFFDYIQIPNFDIAADAAATFKELMTRHKSTVAEFLSNNYEWFFDEYNSKLLESSNYITRRQAVKLLGDMLLDRSNAAVMTRYVSSRDNLRILMNLMRESSKSIQIEAFHVFKLFAANQKKPPDIIGILVTNRNKLLRLLGDLKIDKEDEQFEADKAQVIKEIADLEPRE encoded by the exons ATGATCGAGTTGTTTAAAAATTTAAGAGAGATGAAAACAATTCTGTATGGAAATAGTGAAGCTGAACCAGTGCCGGAAGCTTGTTCGCAATTGACGCAGGAGTTCTTTAACGATAATACTTTTCGACTTCTGGTTGAGTGTCTTCCCAAATTGAACTTGGAG GCTAGGAAAGATGCTACTCAAGTTGTTGCAAACTTACAGAGGCAGCAGGTTCAATCCAAGCTGATTGCTTCTGATTACTTGGAAAGAAATATGGATCTTATGGATATTTTGATATCTAG CTATGAAAACCCAGAGATGGCTTTGCACTATGGTGCAATGTTAAGGGAGTGCATACGTCATCAGATTGTTGCAAA ATATGTTCTAGAGTCACCTCATATGAAGAAGTTTTTTGACTACATTCAGATCCCAAACTTCGACATAGCCGCAGATGCCGCAGCAACTTTTAAG GAACTAATGACGAGACATAAATCTACTGTAGCTGAATTCCTTTCCAATAATTATGAATGG TTTTTTGATGAATATAACTCCAAACTATTGGAATCTTCCAATTATATTACAAGGCGTCAAGCTGTGAAG TTGTTGGGAGATATGTTACTTGATCGCTCAAATGCTGCTGTAATGACAAGATATGTCAGCTCCAGAGACAACTTAAGGATTTTAATGAATCTTATGAGA GAGTCAAGCAAGAGCATACAGATTGAAGCATTTCATGTTTTCAAG CTATTTGCTGCTAACCAAAAGAAACCACCAGATATCATCGGCATACTTGTTACCAACAGAAACAAGCTTCTGAGGCTGTTGGGCGACTTGAAAATCGATAAAG AGGATGAACAATTTGAAGCTGACAAAGCTCAAGTCATAAAGGAAATTGCTGATCTTGAACCTAGGGAATAG